A single region of the Bacteroides luhongzhouii genome encodes:
- a CDS encoding cellulase family glycosylhydrolase: protein MSMNKICSLWTYYVFCLAGILLISCTEDEVAGTPFITISKQELTFGKSQSETLLYIQSNVSYEVVSDSPEWCSITRQESDSKKTGKYLVSVTANPDTESRSTTIKVTGSEKNGVVQVNQLASDLLVAETHEVTVAGEGENFSIQIQASGDYEITVGAGWLHHNSLRALTEKVETFTADPNVGNEARTAVITFVLNDLIESVTVIQQVSSIPEADMTGMEKNAMELMKEIAIGWNLGNSLEAVGGETAWGNPATTKAMITKIKELGFSAVRIPCAWNDYLVSDGNYEIQASWLNRVKEVVDYCVDNKLYAILNIHWDGGWLENDIPNGYNKAVDQKQRALWQQIATFFRNYDERLIFAGCNEPNVEDADDMAVLLQYEQTFVDAVRATGGKNVYRNLIVQGPATDIDKTIQWMDRLPEDPTDGRMIVEVHYYSSWQFCGMEKDESWGKAFYFWGEENRGYAVGNYEGRWDNIGGEEYMKAQFQKLKTRFVEQNIPVLIGEFAAIRRQLLDEEAQRIHDLSRAAFDRCVVRQARAHGLVPFYWDRGDGVLSRNTLDIYDNLEYNGLMEGLATE from the coding sequence AGGTATTTTGCTTATTTCCTGTACGGAAGATGAAGTAGCGGGAACTCCTTTCATCACAATCTCAAAGCAAGAATTGACTTTCGGTAAGAGCCAAAGCGAGACTTTACTCTATATACAATCAAACGTGTCTTATGAAGTAGTGTCGGATTCGCCGGAGTGGTGCAGCATCACCCGGCAGGAATCGGATTCGAAAAAGACTGGCAAGTATCTAGTCAGTGTAACTGCCAATCCTGATACGGAATCCCGTTCGACTACGATTAAGGTGACAGGAAGTGAAAAGAATGGGGTGGTACAGGTGAATCAGCTCGCCAGTGACCTTTTAGTAGCGGAAACACACGAAGTGACAGTTGCCGGTGAAGGGGAAAACTTTTCTATTCAGATACAGGCATCCGGAGATTATGAGATAACGGTTGGTGCCGGATGGCTTCATCATAATTCTTTACGTGCTCTGACTGAAAAGGTGGAGACATTTACCGCCGATCCTAACGTTGGTAATGAAGCTCGTACAGCCGTTATTACATTCGTGCTGAATGACCTTATAGAATCAGTTACCGTGATTCAACAGGTTTCTTCGATACCAGAAGCAGATATGACAGGCATGGAGAAGAATGCGATGGAATTGATGAAGGAAATTGCGATTGGATGGAATCTGGGTAATTCGCTGGAAGCTGTCGGTGGAGAAACCGCCTGGGGAAATCCGGCTACTACCAAAGCCATGATTACCAAGATAAAGGAACTTGGGTTCAGTGCGGTACGTATTCCTTGTGCCTGGAATGATTATTTAGTTAGTGATGGAAACTATGAAATACAGGCGTCGTGGCTCAACCGTGTGAAGGAAGTGGTAGACTATTGTGTGGATAACAAACTGTATGCTATTCTTAATATTCATTGGGACGGAGGCTGGTTGGAGAATGATATTCCAAACGGATATAATAAAGCTGTAGACCAAAAACAACGAGCTTTGTGGCAACAGATTGCTACTTTCTTCAGAAACTATGACGAGCGTCTGATTTTTGCTGGCTGCAACGAACCGAATGTTGAGGATGCCGATGATATGGCAGTACTGCTACAGTACGAACAGACATTTGTAGATGCCGTTCGTGCTACAGGAGGGAAAAATGTGTATCGTAATCTCATAGTACAGGGACCTGCTACGGATATTGACAAAACTATTCAATGGATGGACCGATTGCCCGAAGACCCGACGGACGGACGAATGATTGTTGAAGTACATTATTATAGTTCGTGGCAATTCTGCGGCATGGAGAAAGACGAGAGTTGGGGAAAGGCTTTCTATTTCTGGGGAGAAGAGAATCGCGGGTATGCTGTTGGCAATTACGAAGGTCGTTGGGACAATATTGGTGGAGAGGAATATATGAAAGCTCAATTTCAGAAACTGAAGACCCGGTTTGTTGAACAGAATATTCCGGTACTCATCGGTGAGTTTGCGGCTATCCGTCGTCAATTGCTGGATGAAGAAGCCCAAAGAATACATGACTTGTCGCGTGCGGCGTTCGACAGATGTGTAGTGCGCCAGGCGCGTGCTCATGGACTGGTTCCATTCTATTGGGATCGTGGGGACGGTGTTCTGAGTCGCAATACGTTGGATATTTATGACAATTTGGAGTATAACGGGCTGATGGAGGGACTCGCGACGGAATAG